From Verrucomicrobiales bacterium:
CGCCGAAGTAGTAGTAGATCGAAATGACCACACCAACGATGGTAACCCCGATCAACCAGTAGTAGTGGGGTCCCTGCTCCAAGACCGACTTCAAGAGCAGGAATTTGCCAAAGAATCCGGCCAGGGGCGGGATGCCCGCGAGGGAGACCATGGACAGAGTCAGCGCGGCGGCCAGCAGCGGTGAACGCTGGTGGAGGCCGGCCAGGGCGCTGATGTCTTCCCCGTCGACGTGCCTCATGACGATCGAGATCACCGTGAACGCGGCGAGAACCGTAAACAAATAGCCGGTCAGGTAAAACAGCACAGCCGTGGAACCCGCACGGCTCAGCGCAGCGATCCCGAGCAGGAGATAGCCGGCGTTGGAGATGCTCGAATAGCCCAGCAGCCGCTTGAGGTTCCGCTGGGGGATCGCGCAGAGATTCCCGTAGAGGATGGTGATCGCCGCGATTCCCATGAGGAGGTTGGCCCAGGAGGCGATCAACTCATGCGGCAACGCGCCAAACAGAAACCGGAGTAAGAGCACAAATCCGGCGGCCTTGGACCCCACGGCCAGGAATGCCGTGGCCGGGGCGGGCGAGCCTTGATAGACATCGGGCGCCCAGAGATGCATTGGAAAGGCAGCGATTTTGAAAGCCAGGCCTGAAATCACCAAGATCACTCCGGCCAGAAACAGATTCTGATGTATCAACCCGGTGGCCTTCTGCGCCAACTCACCGAACTTCATGGTGCCGGACGTTCCGAAAACCAGCGCGATGCCGTAAACCATCAGACCAGAGGACAAAGCCCCCAGAATGAGATACTTGATGCCAGCCTCCAGCGAAGCGACCTTGTTTCGCAGAAAGCTGGTCAACACGTAAAACGTCACCGTGATCAGCTCGATCGAGACGAAGAGCATGGTGAAGTCGTTGGCCGAGGCGGCAAACATCATTCCCGCAAGAGCGAAGAGGGTCAGGCTGTAAAACTCCCCGATGCCGGCCTTGATGCGATCCGCGAAATCGACCGTCATCAGCAGCACGACCAAAGCAGCGCCCAGGAAAAAGCGCTTGAAGAACATGGCCAGCGTGTCCAGCACGTAGGCATTTTGAAAGGCATACTTCGGCTCCGAAACGTCCATCTTGAAGCTCCAGAGCAGGATCAGCGCGACAGCCGTCGCAGCACCGTATCCCAGGAGATGCTTTCGTTTCGGGCAGGTCCAAAGGTCGAGCAGCAGAAACAGGAGGCCGCTGCCGAGGACTGCAAGCTCGAGGCTAATGAGAGAGGCATTCATGTCAGAGAAAGCATCAAGGGATCTGGGCCACTCCGCCGGAGGCGGGGGCGGAGGTCGGCATGCCGCTGGTGGCATGTTGGAGAATCTTCTCCGCAGCTGGTTTGATTTGATCGATCAGCAGACCGGGCTTCACCCCGAACACCAGCAGGGCGGCAATGAGCAGCGCCAAGGGCCACCGCTGGGCAGCCGTGGCGTCCGGCAACGTAGCCCAGCGCTCGGGCAAAGGTCCGTGGAGCATGCTCCGGATGGCGCGCAGCATATAGACGCCACCGATGATCAAGGCACCCCAAGCCGCAGCCACGACAATCCACTGTCCGGCCACCGGGCTCTTCCAAGCCCCGAACAACACCATCAACTCGCCCGCGAAGTTAGCGAATCCAGGCACGCCGCAACCGGCAAAGAGGGCGATCACAAACGCAGTTCCGATAAACGGCAACCGACGCAGCAGGCCCCCGAACTTATCCATGTCCAACGTGCCGGTCTGGGCGTAGAGATAGCCGCTCAGTCCGTAGGACAGAGCCGCCAGCAACCCGTGAGCGACCATGACCACCACCGCGCCGGTCACACCCACCAAGGTCAGACTCGCCAATCCGAGAAAACAGAAGCCCATGTGCGCCACGCTGGAATTCCCGATCAACATATTCAGATCCCGCTGCTTCATGGCGACCCAGCCGCAATAGAGCAAATTGCCCAGGCAGAGGAAGGTCAACACCGGCAGCCATTTCTGCGCCCCTAAGGGCAGCATGGGCATCGCAACCTTCAGCAAACCGTAGAGGCCGAACTTCTTGAGCACGCCCGCGTGGAGCATGGCATTGCCGGTCGGGGCCGACCCGTAGCCCAGCGGCGCCCAGCTGTGAAACGGCCAGAGCGACACCAGAATGCCGAACCCGAAGAGGAGCAGCGCGAAAATGAGGCTTTGATCGGCCGCTGGGAGGGCGTTCTTCTGAAAGTGGGCGGTCATGGCCGCGATATCAAAGGTGCGAACTTCCGCCGGCATCTTCGCGTAGAGCAAAATCAAACCGGCCAAGGCGATCAAGGCGCCCACGGTCAGATACATCGTGATCTGAAAGGTTGCGTAGTTGCGCTGCCCACCACGGCCCCAAACGCCAATCATGATAAACGTCGGGACCAAGGCCAGCTCATGAAAAAAGTAAAACCAGAACAGATCCTGCGAGGCGAAGGCCCCGAGAATGCCGCCGATCATCACCAACAGCAGGGCGTAATATTCTTTCTCCAGCGTCTTGATGTCCCAGCTGACAGCTGTGGCGGCAAAGGCCACCAAAGTACCCATGAGAAGAAGTCCGATGTTCAGACCATCCACCCCCACATTGAAACGCAGGCCCATCGACGGCACCCAATCCACAATGTGCTGAAACTGCATGCCGCCATTCGGATCGAACCGTAGAAAGAGCATCAGGCCGATGAGCAACGTCACGGCCGTGGCAGCCACGGCGATGAGTCGCGGCAGGGAGGATCCGGGGGTACGCGGCGTCAGCAGCACCAGCACCGCGGCGATCAAAGGAATCAGGATGAGGGCAGTGAGCATGGCTTAGTGGGAAAGAGCGACGTAGATGACAACCACCAGACCGGCAACCAGGAAGAAGGCGTAGGTCTGCAGGTTGCCGCTTTGGGAGAGACGCAACACCCGGCCGCACAGCTCCACCGAGCCGTGAAGGCCGCGGACACATAATCCGGACACAATCCAGCGATCAAACGCATCCGCCAGCGAGGCGATGGCGTCGTGAGTCACCTTAATGAGAAACTGATAGATCTCGTCGAAATAGAACCGATCGCGCATCCAGCGCGTCACCCAGCCGAGCGCGCCGGGCAGCGGATCGCTCTTGGCACCGGAATAGGCCGCCCAAGCGATGCTGAAGCCGATCATCGTCGCAAACAGGCCAAAGAACGCCGCCGCTGGAGAATGTCCGAAGGGATCCACCAGGGCTTCGGCGAACGAAAGGGAATGAGCGGCATGCTCTCCTGCGGGGAAGGCCTGGCCGATATAACGGTCGAGTCCCAGCACTCCGCCAAAGATCGCCAGGACCGCCAAGATGCGCAGCGGCCAGATCATCACGGGGGGAGACTCATGTGCGTGGGCGGCATGCTCATCGCGCGGCTCGCCGACAAAGGCCACGAAGAACAGCCGAAACATGTAGAACGTCGTCAAGGCCGCCACCCCGATGGCCAGGATAAACAGGGCCGTGTTGTGCTCAAAGGCCAGAGCCAGAATCGCGTCCTTGCTGTAAAACCCGCTGAGCGGAGGAACACCGCAGAGCGCCAGGGTTCCGATCAGGAAGGTCCAGAAGGTCACCGGCATGGACTTCCGCAGCCCGCCCATCCTCCAGATGTCCTGCTCATGATGACAAGCGTGGATCACGGATCCGGCACCGAGGAACAGCAAGGCCTTGAAGAAGGCGTGGGTCGTGAGATGGAACATGGCCGGCGTCGGGCTGGAATGCTCCGAAAGCCCGACCGCCATGACCATGTAGCCCAACTGCGAAAGGGTGGAATAGGCCAAGATCCGCTTGATGTCATTCTGCTGGACTGCCATCAGCGCCGCCATCAGCGCGGTGATTCCCCCAATCCAAGCCACCACATCCAGGGCGCTCCAACCGTGGAGGAAAGACAAGGCCGCCGGCCAGGCCTCGGGCACCTGGAAAAGAAATAACGTGCGGCACAGCATGTAGACGCCGGCCGCCACCATGGTGGCGGCATGAATGAGGGCGCTGACCGGCGTCGGACCTTCCATCGCGTCCGGCAACCACACATGGAGGGGAAACTGGGCGCTCTTGCCCATGGCGCCACAAAAGAGAAGCAAGCCGGCCAAGGAGGCCATCGCACCCAGCTGGGCGGGATGCGCGGCCAAGGTGGTCTTGAGCTGGCCGAAATCCACCGAGCCCAAGGCCGCCCAGACCATCAGAATTCCGAGAATGAAGCCGAAGTCACCGATGCGATTGGTCAGGAAGGCCTTCTTGCAGGCATCGGCCGCCGAGGGCTTCTCATGCCAGAACCCG
This genomic window contains:
- a CDS encoding NADH-quinone oxidoreductase subunit M, whose protein sequence is MLTALILIPLIAAVLVLLTPRTPGSSLPRLIAVAATAVTLLIGLMLFLRFDPNGGMQFQHIVDWVPSMGLRFNVGVDGLNIGLLLMGTLVAFAATAVSWDIKTLEKEYYALLLVMIGGILGAFASQDLFWFYFFHELALVPTFIMIGVWGRGGQRNYATFQITMYLTVGALIALAGLILLYAKMPAEVRTFDIAAMTAHFQKNALPAADQSLIFALLLFGFGILVSLWPFHSWAPLGYGSAPTGNAMLHAGVLKKFGLYGLLKVAMPMLPLGAQKWLPVLTFLCLGNLLYCGWVAMKQRDLNMLIGNSSVAHMGFCFLGLASLTLVGVTGAVVVMVAHGLLAALSYGLSGYLYAQTGTLDMDKFGGLLRRLPFIGTAFVIALFAGCGVPGFANFAGELMVLFGAWKSPVAGQWIVVAAAWGALIIGGVYMLRAIRSMLHGPLPERWATLPDATAAQRWPLALLIAALLVFGVKPGLLIDQIKPAAEKILQHATSGMPTSAPASGGVAQIP
- the nuoL gene encoding NADH-quinone oxidoreductase subunit L — its product is MAELIPQIPWLILLLPLLSAVGITLFTLRAGKLSAQISIAAVVLSFVLSVLACLGTTDVISVVSPAFSWMQVGNLSVDFALVLDPLSKVMLLVVTGVGSLIHIYSYAYMSEDRSLARYFASLSLFTFSMLGIVLASNLVMMFVFWELVGVSSYLLIGFWHEKPSAADACKKAFLTNRIGDFGFILGILMVWAALGSVDFGQLKTTLAAHPAQLGAMASLAGLLLFCGAMGKSAQFPLHVWLPDAMEGPTPVSALIHAATMVAAGVYMLCRTLFLFQVPEAWPAALSFLHGWSALDVVAWIGGITALMAALMAVQQNDIKRILAYSTLSQLGYMVMAVGLSEHSSPTPAMFHLTTHAFFKALLFLGAGSVIHACHHEQDIWRMGGLRKSMPVTFWTFLIGTLALCGVPPLSGFYSKDAILALAFEHNTALFILAIGVAALTTFYMFRLFFVAFVGEPRDEHAAHAHESPPVMIWPLRILAVLAIFGGVLGLDRYIGQAFPAGEHAAHSLSFAEALVDPFGHSPAAAFFGLFATMIGFSIAWAAYSGAKSDPLPGALGWVTRWMRDRFYFDEIYQFLIKVTHDAIASLADAFDRWIVSGLCVRGLHGSVELCGRVLRLSQSGNLQTYAFFLVAGLVVVIYVALSH
- a CDS encoding NADH-quinone oxidoreductase subunit N; this translates as MNASLISLELAVLGSGLLFLLLDLWTCPKRKHLLGYGAATAVALILLWSFKMDVSEPKYAFQNAYVLDTLAMFFKRFFLGAALVVLLMTVDFADRIKAGIGEFYSLTLFALAGMMFAASANDFTMLFVSIELITVTFYVLTSFLRNKVASLEAGIKYLILGALSSGLMVYGIALVFGTSGTMKFGELAQKATGLIHQNLFLAGVILVISGLAFKIAAFPMHLWAPDVYQGSPAPATAFLAVGSKAAGFVLLLRFLFGALPHELIASWANLLMGIAAITILYGNLCAIPQRNLKRLLGYSSISNAGYLLLGIAALSRAGSTAVLFYLTGYLFTVLAAFTVISIVMRHVDGEDISALAGLHQRSPLLAAALTLSMVSLAGIPPLAGFFGKFLLLKSVLEQGPHYYWLIGVTIVGVVISIYYYFGVIRAIYWSGSPGSSTALTLTKPLQFALYACVAGMLYLGVFPSGTLDAAQRATQVLKF